A single genomic interval of Natator depressus isolate rNatDep1 chromosome 14, rNatDep2.hap1, whole genome shotgun sequence harbors:
- the LOC141998474 gene encoding zinc finger protein RFP-like isoform X2, which yields MAAASPVESLQEEATCPICLEYFTDPVTLECGHNFCQACIAQCWEGPNTAASCPQCRETVQQRNLRPNRQLANVIEIAKRLSFQAAKGAGGGGVCGEHQEALKLFCEEDQTPICVVCDRSRAHRAHMVVPIQEAAQEYKKQTETERQKIMSEFHQLRQFLEEQERLLLAQLEKLDKEIVKIQNENITKLSERISRLSELISEMEGKCQKPASEFLQDVRITLSRCEKGKFQQPEEISPELEEQVSDFSQKTIVLMETLRKFKDTLPSALESLGAHRQVNVTLDPDTAHPDLVLSEGGKSVRWGNTRQQLPDTPERFDTELWVLSCEGFTTGRHCWEVEVEGGRYWAVGVARESVGRKGRISCSPEGGIWAVEQWGDQFRALTYPVTPLSRAPSRIRVCLDCGRGQVTFIDAGDEAPIFTFLPGSVPGERIRPWLWVGLGSRLRLCP from the exons ATGGCTGCAGCGAGCCCCGTGGAAAGTCTCCAGGAGGAAGCGACATGTCCCATCTGTCTGGAGTATTTCACAGACCCTGTCACTCTGGAGTGTGGGCACAATTTCTGCCAAGCCTGCATcgcccagtgctgggagggacccaacacagctgcctcctgccctcagtgcagagaaacTGTGCAACAGAGAAACCTCAGGCCCAACAGGCAGCTGGCAAATGTCATAGAAATCGCCAAGCGGCTGAGTTTCCAGGCAGcgaagggagcaggagggggtggggtgtgtggggaacacCAGGAGGCTCTGAAACTGTTCTGTGAAGAGGATCAAACCCCCATCTGTGTGGTGTGCGACAGATCCCGGGCTCACCGCGCTCACATGGTGGTTCCCATACAGGAAGCTGCCCAGGAGTACAAG AAACAGACAGAAACCGAGAGGCAGAAGATTATGTCTGAATTTCACCAACTGCGGCAGTTCCTGGAAGAACAAGAGCGactgctgctggcccagctggAAAAGCTGGACAAGGAGATTGTGAAGATACAGAATGAAAATATCACCAAACTCTCAGAGAGGATTTCCCGTCTCAGTGAGCTGATCAGTGAGATGGAGGGGAAGTGTCAGAAGCCAGCAAgtgaattcctgcag GATGTCAGAATCACCTTGAGTAG GTGTGAGAAGGGGAAGTTCCAGCAGCCAGAGGAGATTTCTCCTGAACTGGAAGAGCAAGTCAGCGATTTCTCCCAGAAAACTATTGTGCTAATGGAGACTCTGAGGAAGTTCAAAG ACACTCTGCCGTCTGCACTGGAATCCCTAGGAGCACACAGACAGG tgaatgtgactctggatccagacacggctcaTCCCGACCTCGTCCTGTCTGAGGGTGGGAAAAGTGTGAGATGGGGAAACACGCGGCAGCAACTGCCCGACACCCCTGAGAGATTTGATACTGAGCTCTGGGTGCTGAGCTGTGAGGGATTCACCACGGGGAGACattgctgggaggtggaggtggagggtgggcgatactgggctgtgggggtggccagagagtctgtggggaggaagggacggATCAGCTGTAGCCCTGAgggggggatctgggctgtggaGCAGTGGGGCGATCAGTTCCGGGCTCTCACCTACCCTGTGACCCCCCTGAGCCGGGCCCCCAGCAGGATCCGGGTTTGTCTGGACTGTGGCCGGGGGCAGGTGACATTTATCGATGCTGGTGACGAGGCCCCGATCTTCACTTTCCTGCCGGGCTCCGTCCCTGGGGAGAGAATCCGCccctggctctgggtggggctgggatcccGGCTCCGCCTGTGTCCCTGA
- the LOC141998474 gene encoding zinc finger protein RFP-like isoform X1 produces the protein MAAASPVESLQEEATCPICLEYFTDPVTLECGHNFCQACIAQCWEGPNTAASCPQCRETVQQRNLRPNRQLANVIEIAKRLSFQAAKGAGGGGVCGEHQEALKLFCEEDQTPICVVCDRSRAHRAHMVVPIQEAAQEYKEKIQALLQTLREEREKLLGLKVTGEERSREYLKQTETERQKIMSEFHQLRQFLEEQERLLLAQLEKLDKEIVKIQNENITKLSERISRLSELISEMEGKCQKPASEFLQDVRITLSRCEKGKFQQPEEISPELEEQVSDFSQKTIVLMETLRKFKDTLPSALESLGAHRQVNVTLDPDTAHPDLVLSEGGKSVRWGNTRQQLPDTPERFDTELWVLSCEGFTTGRHCWEVEVEGGRYWAVGVARESVGRKGRISCSPEGGIWAVEQWGDQFRALTYPVTPLSRAPSRIRVCLDCGRGQVTFIDAGDEAPIFTFLPGSVPGERIRPWLWVGLGSRLRLCP, from the exons ATGGCTGCAGCGAGCCCCGTGGAAAGTCTCCAGGAGGAAGCGACATGTCCCATCTGTCTGGAGTATTTCACAGACCCTGTCACTCTGGAGTGTGGGCACAATTTCTGCCAAGCCTGCATcgcccagtgctgggagggacccaacacagctgcctcctgccctcagtgcagagaaacTGTGCAACAGAGAAACCTCAGGCCCAACAGGCAGCTGGCAAATGTCATAGAAATCGCCAAGCGGCTGAGTTTCCAGGCAGcgaagggagcaggagggggtggggtgtgtggggaacacCAGGAGGCTCTGAAACTGTTCTGTGAAGAGGATCAAACCCCCATCTGTGTGGTGTGCGACAGATCCCGGGCTCACCGCGCTCACATGGTGGTTCCCATACAGGAAGCTGCCCAGGAGTACAAG GAAAAAATACAAGCCCTTTTGCAGactctgagggaagagagagaaaagctgctGGGATTGAAAGTGACTGGAGAGGAGAGAAGCCGGGAGTATCTG AAACAGACAGAAACCGAGAGGCAGAAGATTATGTCTGAATTTCACCAACTGCGGCAGTTCCTGGAAGAACAAGAGCGactgctgctggcccagctggAAAAGCTGGACAAGGAGATTGTGAAGATACAGAATGAAAATATCACCAAACTCTCAGAGAGGATTTCCCGTCTCAGTGAGCTGATCAGTGAGATGGAGGGGAAGTGTCAGAAGCCAGCAAgtgaattcctgcag GATGTCAGAATCACCTTGAGTAG GTGTGAGAAGGGGAAGTTCCAGCAGCCAGAGGAGATTTCTCCTGAACTGGAAGAGCAAGTCAGCGATTTCTCCCAGAAAACTATTGTGCTAATGGAGACTCTGAGGAAGTTCAAAG ACACTCTGCCGTCTGCACTGGAATCCCTAGGAGCACACAGACAGG tgaatgtgactctggatccagacacggctcaTCCCGACCTCGTCCTGTCTGAGGGTGGGAAAAGTGTGAGATGGGGAAACACGCGGCAGCAACTGCCCGACACCCCTGAGAGATTTGATACTGAGCTCTGGGTGCTGAGCTGTGAGGGATTCACCACGGGGAGACattgctgggaggtggaggtggagggtgggcgatactgggctgtgggggtggccagagagtctgtggggaggaagggacggATCAGCTGTAGCCCTGAgggggggatctgggctgtggaGCAGTGGGGCGATCAGTTCCGGGCTCTCACCTACCCTGTGACCCCCCTGAGCCGGGCCCCCAGCAGGATCCGGGTTTGTCTGGACTGTGGCCGGGGGCAGGTGACATTTATCGATGCTGGTGACGAGGCCCCGATCTTCACTTTCCTGCCGGGCTCCGTCCCTGGGGAGAGAATCCGCccctggctctgggtggggctgggatcccGGCTCCGCCTGTGTCCCTGA